Genomic DNA from Gemmatimonadota bacterium:
ACGTCTTGCGTCTTACGTCTCACGTCTTATTTTATCCTTCCTTTTGTCTGCGAAGAAATGTAGGGTATTGTAGATCGTTTAGAGATATGGTGTCGATTTTGGGTTTTTCTTCGGGTTTTTCCTCGGGTTTTTCCTCGGGTTTTTCCTCGAGTTTTTCCTCGGGTACTTCCTCTGTATCAAGCTCAGTATTCTCAGATTCAATTTTGCGTATAAAGGCTGGAATATCTGTGCTAACAGTAGGCTCGGGTGTGAATTTTGAGTAAGAAATGTTCGCATTGGGCTTCGGTGGTGATCCAGTATTAAAGCCCGTGGCAATAACTGTGACGCGCATTTCGTCCCCGAGGTTATCATCGAGTACCGTACCCCATATAATATTGGCTTCGTGGCCCACGGCATCGGTTATGAGATTCACAGCTTTATCCATTTCAAACAGCTTCAGTTCGCTGCTGGCGGAAATATTAACCAGCACCCCCTGAGCACCCGCAACAGATACATTGTCGAGCAATGGGCTATTCAATGCTTTTTCGGCTGCTGTAATCGCCCGATTTTCGCCAGAAGCTTCGGCCGTACCCATCAGTGCATCGCCGCCGGCTTGCATTACCGTACGCACGTCATTAAAGTCGAGATTCACTTCGCCGGGTATGGTGATCAAATCGGAAATACCCCGCGTGGCCTGCAACAAAATATCATCGGCGATGAGAAATGCCTCTGTCAGTGTTGTATCTTCTGAGCTGATTTCCAAAAGTCGCTGATTGGGGATAATAATCACTGTATCAGAAGATCTTTTCAGGGAATCAATACCCGCTTGGGCATTGCGCATGCGCGGCATGCCTTCCATTCTAAAAGGCAGGCTCACAATGCCTACAGTGAGCGCGCCTACCTCGCGAGCAATTTCGGCGACGGTGGGCGCTGCACCCGTGCCCGTGCCGCCACCCATGCCAGCGGTCACAAAAACCATATCGGACTCAGCCAATGCTTCGGCCACCTCGTCGCGATTTTCTTCAATGGCCTCTGCACCAATTTCGGGATTGGCACCCGCGCCCAACCCCTTTGTGATATTGCGCCCAATTTGAATGCAATTAGGCGCCTGTGAAAGTTCGAGATCTTGTTCGTCGGTGTTGATGGCGATAAACTCAACGCCATGCAATCCCGACTCAATCATGCGATTGATCGCATTACCACCTGATCCCCCAACGCCTACGACCCGGATTTTGGCCTGGCTATCGGCGTCGACAATAGAAAAAGTTACCATGAGAACCCCCTGTTTAAATACATGAGAAATTGATTGACTATTAACGATTAGACACAAATTTAGTGGAGATTGAAGATCCTTAAAAAAAATCCCGAATCCAGTTTTTCATACGACCAAAAATTGAATTGTGAAAAACGCCGTCATCGGATATAAAATTGCCATTTTGGTGAAATAGCCCAAATTGCACCAGCCCAACAGCGGTGGCATAGAGCGGTTCGCTCACGGCATTGGCTCGTCCCGTTATCCCTCGGGGTTTGCCAATAGTCACGGGTGAGTCAAAAATTTCTTTGGCCAGTTCAGCACAACCCTGGAGCATTGAACCCCCACCTGTGAGTACGATGCCCGCCCCCAGTAAGTCGGCATAGTCGGTGCGGCGAATCTCCTGATTTATATGTCCAAAAATTTCTTCCATGCGCGCCTCAATAATCGCGGCCATTTTTGTCCGGGACACCTTGCGAGAAGGCCTTCCGGCAACACCCGGCACTTCGATCATATCGTTGGGCTTGACCAGTGATTGCAATGCACAGCCGCTTTCTCGTTTCATGTCTTCGGCTTGTTTCCAGGGCGTGCGCAAACCAATAGCCATATCGTTTGTCACATTTGCTCCCCCCAATCCCACAACGGCTGTATGGCGAATAGCACCATCGTAAAACACCGCGAGATCGGTCGTGCCACCTCCTACATCGACCAGTGCCACGCCCATTTCCTCTTCGTCAGGTGTCAATACAGCATAACTCGAAGCAATGGGTTCAAGCACCAGATCCACCACCTCTACACCTGCACGACGGATACTTTTGCAGATATTCTGCGCTGAAGTTACTGCGCCGGTTACAATATGCACATCGACTTCGAGTCTCACACCCGACATGCCTATGGGGTCTTTAATACCGGGCTGATCGTCAACTACAAAAGCCTGCGGCAGCACATGAACAATTTCTCGATCCATGGGAATAGATACCGCTTTGGCTGCTTCAATCGCACGTTCTTCATCATTGGCCGTAATCTCGTTGTCCGGTCCCGAAACGGCCACAACCGCTCGCGTATTCACGCTGCGAATATGATCTCCCGCAATGCCCGCATAAACAGCACCGATGCGCGTGCCCGACATTTCCTGCGCTTCTTCTATAGCTGTGCGGATAGATTGCACGGTCTTTTCCACATTGATCACCACACCGCGCTTGAGGCCCTGGGAGGGACTGCTGCCCAATCCCGTGATTTTGAGCGTACCATCGTCATCTACTTCAGCTACAACAGCACAGATCTTGGTGGAGCCAATATCGAGTCCAACAATCCGATCCATCGTGTGGGTCCCTTTCACTAATGAACTACTACCGCCTTCCCACGATTACTTGATCCCGATAGCGCAGGTCAATATACGCGAGGTCTGTACCAAGTCCAGATGAGGCCTGGGTGTAGGCCCGGAAATTCCGAATCTGCTTTTCGGGGTTTTCTAAACGCATTCTGAGGGCCAGATCATCAGCCACCAGATAAACCGTAGCAGAATGGGGATTGTCCGTGCAAATTTCTGAAATTTCACGCCAAAACGCCGGTGTGCGGATTTGCAATGCCGTCACAAATTTCGCCAGAGCACTTGCCCAGGAGCCATCCTTATCTCGTTGTAAATCAATACCCGTCAGAATGGGCAAATCCACCTGCGCCGCAGGGGACAGGGGGAAAATTTTGCCAGACTCATCCAGCCCCATCAAACCATTGGGCGTGTTCAACAGTCCAACAGGCTGGCGTTCCTCAATGCTAATGACCAGTGTTTCCGGTGGTTCTCTGTGTAGCAACACTTTTTTGACCATCGGGTGTTGTGCCACACGTTCTGTTACAGATGTTATATCACAGGCAAAGAGATTTGTGCCCACCTGCAATTGCGAAAGAGCCAAGATTTCAGTTTCAGACATCAGGGAGTTGCCGAGGACCCGAATATGTGTCATGAGAAAGAAATCTGAATCTGTTAGCGATGAATAGGCATTTTGGATGCCCACACCCAGCAGGCTCATCAGTGTCATAACAATTACCCAGCGCGCGAATTTTCGCGGACGTTTCTGCGGCGCAGGCGTTGTGTTCAGGGTCGTGTTCACCGCGTCCTGTATATTTTTAGACCTGTGAGAGATATAGATTGGTTTATACTCAGACATAAAACCCTCCTGAGAAAAGATCATTATTCACCCAATATCCTTACTTCTGTCTCCAATTCAATTTTGTGAACCTGAAAAACGCGCTTTTGAACCCGCGCAATCAGCGCGAGTACATCTTCGGTGGAATGCCCACCGAGGTTGACCATAAAATTGGCGTGTACATCCGAAACTTTCACTGCACCTATCGACATCCCTTTACATCCGGCACTATCGATGAGCGCTCCCGCAGAATGACCTGGTGGATTCTTAAAAATGCACCCTGAACTGCGGTTTGACAGCGGTTGCGTGCTCTTGCGCTCTGCCAGCATGCGATTCATCTCGGCGGCAATGGTTTTGGGATCGCCTTCTGCAAGTCGGAACCCGGCTTCGACAATGAGCAGATCAGTAGGCAAGTTTGTGTGTCGATATCCAAAAGAAATGTCGGATTGCTCGAGGTAAATTTCCCGACTCGTTCTGAGATCGACACCGCGCAACCAGTTCACCCGATCCATCGTTTCACCGCCCCAGGCGCCGGCATTGCCCCATATTGCACCGCCGATGGTGCCGGGGATTCCACACCCAAATTCCAATCCCGTTTTGCCTGCCCGCTGGCATTGTCGAGATACCACCTGCGTGCTTGCACCGGCCTGTATGACGCCCTCATCATCCCCAATCTCAATACGTCGTGCGCCCGTTGTCAGTGAAATGACCAGTCCGTGGAATCCGCTGTCGCGCACGAGAGTATTCGTTCCCCCACCCAGCGGAAAAATCGGAAGGCCAGCATCTTTGATCAGGGGTACAGCAATGGCCAAATCGCTGAGATCGGCCGGGGAAAAAAAGAGGTCTGCTGTACCACCCAATCCAAATGTCGTGTGTTTGGCGAGGGATTCATCACGCTTGAGCTTTCCCCGGCATTGGCGTTGAATCTCTCTCGCGAGCAAATTGCGTCGTGCATCGTACATTGCCTTATATTTCTCTAAGTATTTGGTAAATATCGCGGGCAACTGTTTCAATATCTCCAGCACCCATAACCAGTAGAAGATCTCCAGCACGCAAGTCGTTTAATAATGCCACTTTTAAATCATTTAGCGCAGGTGCGTAATTTGCGCCGGAAATCTGATCGGCAAGCCACTTCCCGTCAACGCCCGCAATGGGTTCTTCTCGTGCGGGATAAATATCGGTGATCCACACGCGATCGGCCCGTTGTAACACTCGGGCAAAATCGGGTGCAAAATCGCGTGTCCGGGTGTACAAATGCGGTTGAAAAGCGACTACAAGGCGGCCACGCCATCCCGCCCGCACAGCCTGAAGTGTGGCAGCAATTTCTGTGGGGTGATGGGCGTAATCATCAACCACCGCGATACCCCGCGCTTCGCCGAGCATTTCAAACCGGCGATGTACACCTCGAAATGCTTCGATACCACTACAGATTTCTTCCCAATTGAGGCCGACATACACGCCAACTCCAAGTGCTGATAGAGCATTAGTCACATTGTGTCTGCCCGGCACTTGTAGGCGCGCACGCCCCAACCGCGTATTCTTTTCAAACACGTCAAAAGCCATCCCAAAACCGTCTTGTTCAATGCTTGTTGCGCGAAGGTCGCCGTCTGTCAAACCGAAGGTCATTTTTTTGTATCGCCTATCGAGATTGAGCATGCGTATATCGGGAGAGTCGGCACACAACACAGCGCAGCCATCGTTGGGCAGGGCATTGACAAATTGTTCAAAAGTCACGCGAATGTCGTTCATATCTTCGTAGCAGTCGAGGTGATCGGCTTCGAGCGCAGTCACCACGGCAATTTTGGGTTTTAATGTCAAAAAAGAGCGATCGTATTCATCGGCTTCTACTACCCAGTGCGCGCCACTGCCAATGTGCAACGCGGTTTTCCAGCCAGAAATCACACCCCCTATAAGAGCAGTAGGATCATGGCCAGCGGCGATGAGCATGGTCGTGATCATTGCTGTTGTGGTGGTCTTGCCGTGTGTACCCGCCACGCATATCGAGGGATGTGGATTCACAAGTTGACCGAGCAATTCAGCGCGGCGCAATAGGGGAATGCCTTTTTCACGCGCGGCTTTTCTTTCGGGATTCTCAGAATCCGTCGCCGATGTGTAAACGACGCAGTCGGCTCCAGCAATGGCACCGCGCGCATGTCCAATTCGCACGGGAATGCCGAGTTGGACCAAACGCCGGATAAGCGGTGAATCCTGTCGGTCAGAACCCGAAATGAGGCATCCGCGTGCGGCGAGCAATTCAGCCAGCGCGCTCATGCTTATGCCGCCAATGCCGATAAAATGCACTCGGGTTCCAGCGTCGAATGAGACCATTTTGAAATCGTTCAACGTCGGGGAATGATGAGGTGATGCCGTTTATACATCGCGTGCCGGGGAACGGTTTGCGATGTAGCAGGTGAGTGACGGGTTCTGTGTCGAGTACTCGCCCGTCCAATGCCAATGAGCACACCTGTCGCGGAGAGTGTAAACATCAAGGATGAACCACCGTAGCTGATAAAGGGAAGGGGAAGTCCCGTGACAGGCAGCAATCCGGTAGCTACACCCATATTGATCAGAGCATAAATCAGGATCGAAATAGTAATGCCAGAAGCGAATAGAAAACCAAAGGTATCGGGGGCTATGCGGGCAATGCGAAATCCGCATCTCCCAAAAATTAAAAATAAAATTAAAACGAGCAGGGTGCCCCACAAACCGAGCTCTTCACCCACAATGCTAAATACAAAATCGGTATGAGGCTCAGGCAAAAAGAAATATTTTTGCTGTCCCTGTCCCAGGCCCGTGCCCCAAAAACCACCACTGCCCAGGGCGAGAAGGGATTGCGCGATCTGATAGCCCGTATTTTGCACATCGTCGCTGGGAAATATAAACGTCATTACGCGCTCGCGGCGATACCCAAAAACAAAAACAATCACATACAGAACGGGTAAAAGACCTGCGAAAGTCGCCATGAGGTGTCGCAGTCGCACCCCGCCCAGATAGAGCATCAAGGCACAGGCCAACCCAATTGCCATCGCTGTACCCAAATCGGGTTGTATCAAAATCATCACCATTGCCGTGCCGATTACCACGCCATGGGGTAAAAAGCCCGATTTGAAATTTTCAATTACATCTTGGCGGCGCGTCAGGGAATCGGCCAGGTAAAGCACCAGAACTATGCGCATCATGTCGGCGGGTTGAAATTGCCCACCTGGCAATGGTATCCAGCGATATGCACCTCGCACCCCGCCAATGCCAAATAGCTTAAGGATGAGCACCACGAGCAAAAAAGCAAAAGCTATCGCCAGCATCAAACGCGCCTGTTTGCGCCAGACGCGATAGTCTATGTGAATCAGCAGAACCATCACAACCAAACTGATGGCCATGCGAATGACCCAGCGGTTGAGAAAAAAATTGCTGTTGTCAAATCGCAGTTGTGCCAATCCAGAACTGGCACTATACACTATCACTGTGCCAAAGCCCACCAGCATAACCACAATGAGCAGCAACAGAATCCAGGTTCGATCATATCTTTGTTCGTTTGTCAGTGTCATAAAATAAGGTTGAGAAGTAAGAGGTGAGGGGGGGGGCCCTCGTCCTACATTTCAAACCCCAATGCTGTGACTATTCTCTCCATTGCAATGCTGCGCGATCCCTTGATGAGCATCAAATCTCCGGGTTTCAAATAAGTCTGCAATGCCCCGGTTAACGCATCCCGATCTGCATAAGCCCACGCCTGATCTATGCCTGCTTCGCGTCCCCCTTCAACGACGACTGGCGCCAGATCGCCCAGCGCGAAAAGTGCGTCAATTTGCCGATTGCCCACTTCGCGCCCCAATTCCCGATGTGCGTCGTAGGTCATTGCTCCTAATTCCCGCATATCGCCCACTACTGCAATCCGACGACCATCCACCTCAATTTGCGATAGGGTCTCAAGGGCTGCCCGCATCGACGCGGGGTTGGCGTTGTACGTGTCGTTGATCATGCGAATCCCATTGTGTTCCAGTACCTGACTTCTCAATTTGGTCAGCGTAAAATTTTCAAGTGCTTTTGCCGCATCTTGTAGGGGCACATCGAGAGCCCAACCTGCCGTTGCGGCCATCAGCGCGTTATACACATTGTGCTTGCCCGGAATTGACAGGTGAAAAGAATGGCCCTGTAGAGAGAAATGACCAAAGCCCTTCTGATCCAGTTTGAGTCCCTCCCCACGAAACTGACATATCTGCTCGATCCCAATGCCCAGGAGTCTCCCCTTAACTTTTGCTCGCTCCTTGGACAAAAACAGGTCATCGAGATTCAAGATAGTCATAGAAGACTCGTCTAGATATTCCAGAAGTTCCCCTTTGGCTTTTGCCACACCCTCTACAGAGCCGAAAAACTCGATATGTGCTGGTCCGATATTGGTTATCATGCCGATGGTTGGTTGCGCAATTTCGCACAGATAGCGCAACCCGCCGCGTTCGCTAATGCCCATTTCAATAACTGCGACATCGCAATGGGCTGACAATTTGAATAAGGTGAGCGGCACTCCCAGTCTGTTATTGAGATTTCCCTGTGTAGCCAAAACCCGATACCGAGTGCTCAAAACAGCAGCGACCATATCTTTAGTCGTGGTTTTGCCACTGCTACCCGTAATGCCAATAACGGGAATGTCGAAACGCCTGCGATAAAACCGCGCCAGATCACCCAGGGCTAAATCTGGTGCATCGACGGCGATCAGTGCTTGCCGCGATTCTCGAGCACCAGATCGGATAACCACTGCAGCACAGGCTCCCCTATCAAATGCAGCGTCCAAAAATTGGTGACCATCGACCTTTTCGCCGGGCAATGCAAAGAAAATTTCGCCTGGTTTGAGTGTCCGCGTATCAATACTGACCCCTGTTGGTACAATAGCGGATGGCTCATTCCTTCCGGTCCAGTGGCCTCGGGTTGATTCAATTACATCTGATAGCGTTAG
This window encodes:
- the ftsZ gene encoding cell division protein FtsZ is translated as MVTFSIVDADSQAKIRVVGVGGSGGNAINRMIESGLHGVEFIAINTDEQDLELSQAPNCIQIGRNITKGLGAGANPEIGAEAIEENRDEVAEALAESDMVFVTAGMGGGTGTGAAPTVAEIAREVGALTVGIVSLPFRMEGMPRMRNAQAGIDSLKRSSDTVIIIPNQRLLEISSEDTTLTEAFLIADDILLQATRGISDLITIPGEVNLDFNDVRTVMQAGGDALMGTAEASGENRAITAAEKALNSPLLDNVSVAGAQGVLVNISASSELKLFEMDKAVNLITDAVGHEANIIWGTVLDDNLGDEMRVTVIATGFNTGSPPKPNANISYSKFTPEPTVSTDIPAFIRKIESENTELDTEEVPEEKLEEKPEEKPEEKPEEKPKIDTISLNDLQYPTFLRRQKEG
- the ftsA gene encoding cell division protein FtsA, producing the protein MDRIVGLDIGSTKICAVVAEVDDDGTLKITGLGSSPSQGLKRGVVINVEKTVQSIRTAIEEAQEMSGTRIGAVYAGIAGDHIRSVNTRAVVAVSGPDNEITANDEERAIEAAKAVSIPMDREIVHVLPQAFVVDDQPGIKDPIGMSGVRLEVDVHIVTGAVTSAQNICKSIRRAGVEVVDLVLEPIASSYAVLTPDEEEMGVALVDVGGGTTDLAVFYDGAIRHTAVVGLGGANVTNDMAIGLRTPWKQAEDMKRESGCALQSLVKPNDMIEVPGVAGRPSRKVSRTKMAAIIEARMEEIFGHINQEIRRTDYADLLGAGIVLTGGGSMLQGCAELAKEIFDSPVTIGKPRGITGRANAVSEPLYATAVGLVQFGLFHQNGNFISDDGVFHNSIFGRMKNWIRDFF
- a CDS encoding FtsQ-type POTRA domain-containing protein, encoding MIFSQEGFMSEYKPIYISHRSKNIQDAVNTTLNTTPAPQKRPRKFARWVIVMTLMSLLGVGIQNAYSSLTDSDFFLMTHIRVLGNSLMSETEILALSQLQVGTNLFACDITSVTERVAQHPMVKKVLLHREPPETLVISIEERQPVGLLNTPNGLMGLDESGKIFPLSPAAQVDLPILTGIDLQRDKDGSWASALAKFVTALQIRTPAFWREISEICTDNPHSATVYLVADDLALRMRLENPEKQIRNFRAYTQASSGLGTDLAYIDLRYRDQVIVGRR
- the murB gene encoding UDP-N-acetylmuramate dehydrogenase — its product is MYDARRNLLAREIQRQCRGKLKRDESLAKHTTFGLGGTADLFFSPADLSDLAIAVPLIKDAGLPIFPLGGGTNTLVRDSGFHGLVISLTTGARRIEIGDDEGVIQAGASTQVVSRQCQRAGKTGLEFGCGIPGTIGGAIWGNAGAWGGETMDRVNWLRGVDLRTSREIYLEQSDISFGYRHTNLPTDLLIVEAGFRLAEGDPKTIAAEMNRMLAERKSTQPLSNRSSGCIFKNPPGHSAGALIDSAGCKGMSIGAVKVSDVHANFMVNLGGHSTEDVLALIARVQKRVFQVHKIELETEVRILGE
- a CDS encoding UDP-N-acetylmuramate--L-alanine ligase: MNDFKMVSFDAGTRVHFIGIGGISMSALAELLAARGCLISGSDRQDSPLIRRLVQLGIPVRIGHARGAIAGADCVVYTSATDSENPERKAAREKGIPLLRRAELLGQLVNPHPSICVAGTHGKTTTTAMITTMLIAAGHDPTALIGGVISGWKTALHIGSGAHWVVEADEYDRSFLTLKPKIAVVTALEADHLDCYEDMNDIRVTFEQFVNALPNDGCAVLCADSPDIRMLNLDRRYKKMTFGLTDGDLRATSIEQDGFGMAFDVFEKNTRLGRARLQVPGRHNVTNALSALGVGVYVGLNWEEICSGIEAFRGVHRRFEMLGEARGIAVVDDYAHHPTEIAATLQAVRAGWRGRLVVAFQPHLYTRTRDFAPDFARVLQRADRVWITDIYPAREEPIAGVDGKWLADQISGANYAPALNDLKVALLNDLRAGDLLLVMGAGDIETVARDIYQILREI
- the ftsW gene encoding putative lipid II flippase FtsW encodes the protein MTLTNEQRYDRTWILLLLIVVMLVGFGTVIVYSASSGLAQLRFDNSNFFLNRWVIRMAISLVVMVLLIHIDYRVWRKQARLMLAIAFAFLLVVLILKLFGIGGVRGAYRWIPLPGGQFQPADMMRIVLVLYLADSLTRRQDVIENFKSGFLPHGVVIGTAMVMILIQPDLGTAMAIGLACALMLYLGGVRLRHLMATFAGLLPVLYVIVFVFGYRRERVMTFIFPSDDVQNTGYQIAQSLLALGSGGFWGTGLGQGQQKYFFLPEPHTDFVFSIVGEELGLWGTLLVLILFLIFGRCGFRIARIAPDTFGFLFASGITISILIYALINMGVATGLLPVTGLPLPFISYGGSSLMFTLSATGVLIGIGRASTRHRTRHSPATSQTVPRHAMYKRHHLIIPRR
- a CDS encoding UDP-N-acetylmuramoyl-tripeptide--D-alanyl-D-alanine ligase, whose protein sequence is MGYMEGLTLSDVIESTRGHWTGRNEPSAIVPTGVSIDTRTLKPGEIFFALPGEKVDGHQFLDAAFDRGACAAVVIRSGARESRQALIAVDAPDLALGDLARFYRRRFDIPVIGITGSSGKTTTKDMVAAVLSTRYRVLATQGNLNNRLGVPLTLFKLSAHCDVAVIEMGISERGGLRYLCEIAQPTIGMITNIGPAHIEFFGSVEGVAKAKGELLEYLDESSMTILNLDDLFLSKERAKVKGRLLGIGIEQICQFRGEGLKLDQKGFGHFSLQGHSFHLSIPGKHNVYNALMAATAGWALDVPLQDAAKALENFTLTKLRSQVLEHNGIRMINDTYNANPASMRAALETLSQIEVDGRRIAVVGDMRELGAMTYDAHRELGREVGNRQIDALFALGDLAPVVVEGGREAGIDQAWAYADRDALTGALQTYLKPGDLMLIKGSRSIAMERIVTALGFEM